A DNA window from Patagioenas fasciata isolate bPatFas1 chromosome 1, bPatFas1.hap1, whole genome shotgun sequence contains the following coding sequences:
- the ETNK1 gene encoding ethanolamine kinase 1, producing MSNYIHVPPGSPEVPKLDITVSEREGPGCRQGALQLLRRLRPHWRPEEVTLQLFTDGITNKLIGCYVGDITDDVVLVRIYGNKTELLVDRDEEVKSFRVLQAHGCAPQLYCTFNNGLCYEFMQGEALDPEHVCNPDIFRLITRQLAKIHTIHAHNGWIPKSNLWLKMGKYFSLLPTEFMDEEVNKRFLSDIPSPQVLQEEMAWMKERLSNLGSPVVLCHNDLLCKNIIYNKKRGDVQFIDYEYSGYNYLAYDIGNHFNEFAGVNEVDYSLYPNRKLQEQWLRSYLEAYKEYKGFGTEVSEKEVEVLYVQVNQFALASHFFWGLWALIQAKYSTIDFDFLGYAIVRFNQYFKMKQEVMMLTLPE from the exons ATGTCCAACTACATCCACGTCCCGCCAGGCTCCCCGGAGGTGCCCAAGCTGGACATCACTGTCAGCGAGCGGGAGGGGCCCGGCTGCCGCCAGGGCGCCCTGCAGCTCCTGCGCCGCCTGCGGCCCCACTGGAGACCCGAGGAGGTGACGCTGCAG CTCTTCACTGATGGAATCACCAATAAACTAATTGGCTGCTACGTGGGTGACATAACAGATGATGTGGTTCTCGTTAGAATCTATGGCAATAAGACTGAGCTCTTAGTAGATCGGGATGAGGAAGTGAAGAGTTTCCGTGTGTTGCAGGCTCATGGCTGTGCACCTCAACTGTACTGTACTTTCAATAATGGCCTGTGCTACGAGTTCATGCAGGGAGAAGCACTGGATCCAGAGCATGTATGCAATCCAGATATTTTCAG acTCATTACCAGACAGCTGGCTAAAATCCATACTATTCATGCACACAATGGATGGATCCCTAAATCTAATCTGTGGCTGAAGATGGGGAAATACTTCTCTCTCCTACCCACAGAATTTATGGATGAAGAAGTAAATAAAAG GTTTTTAAGTGACATTCCAAGTCCTCAAGTTCTTCAGGAAGAGATGGCCtggatgaaggaaaggctgtCAAATTTAGGATCGCCAGTGGTACTCTGTCACAATGACCTGTTGTGTAAGAATATTATTTACAACAAGAAACGAG GTGATGTGCAGTTCATAGACTATGAGTACTCTGGATACAACTACCTGGCTTATGACATTGGAAATCACTTCAATGAATTTGCAG gggTAAATGAGGTAGACTACAGCCTCTATCCTAACAGAAAATTACAGGAACAATGGCTGAGATCTTACCTTGAGGCCTACAAAGAATATAAAGGATTTGGCACAGAAGTCAGTGAAAAAGAAGTGGAAGTTCTATATGTCCAAGTCAATCAGTTTGCACTG gcttCCCACTTCTTTTGGGGATTGTGGGCTCTAATTCAAGCCAAATATTCCACCATTGACTTTGATTTTCTAGG GTATGCAATTGTTCGGTTTAACCAGTATTTCAAAATGAAGCAGGAGGTCATGATGTTAACTCTTCCTGAGTAA